A window of the Brassica napus cultivar Da-Ae chromosome C5, Da-Ae, whole genome shotgun sequence genome harbors these coding sequences:
- the LOC106410462 gene encoding ABC transporter C family member 1: MGFKPLDWYCKPVPNGVWSKMVDYAFGAYTPCAIDSFVLGISHLVLLILCVYRIWLTVKDHRVEKFCLRSKWYSYFLALLAAYSTAEPLFRLVMRISLLDLDAAGFPPYEAFMLGLEALAWGSALVMTVVETKTYIRELRWYVRFAVIYALLGDMVLLNLVLSVKEYYGSFKLYLYISEVAVQVAFGTLLFVYFPNLDPYAGYTPVPAETSEDYEYEELPGGEQICPERHANLFDRIFFSWLNPLMTLGSKRPLTEKDVWHLDTWDRTETLMKCFQMSWEKELEKPKPWLLRALNNSLGGRFWWGGFWKIGNDCSQFVGPLLLNELLKSMQLNEPAWIGYIYAISIFVGVVLGVLCEAQYFQNVMRVGYRLRSALIAAVFRKSLRLTNEGRKKFQTGKITNLMTTDAESLQQICQSLHTMWSAPFRIIVSLVLLYQQLGVASLIGALFLVLMFPIQTVIISKTQKLTKEGLQRTDKRIGLMNEVLAAMDTVKCYAWENSFQSKVQTVRDDELSWFRKAQLLSAFNMFILNSIPVFVTVVSFGVFSLLGGDLTPARAFTALSLFSVLRFPLFMLPNIITQAVNAKVSLTRLEEVLSTEERVLLPNPPIEPGQPAISIRNGYFSWDSKAERPTLSNINLDVPVGSLVAVVGSTGEGKTSLISAMLGELPAISDAIVTLRGSVAYVPQVSWIFNATVRDNILFGAPFDKEKYERVIDVTALRHDLELLPGGDLTEIGERGVNISGGQKQRVSMARAVYSNSDVCILDDPLSALDAHVGQQVFEKCIKRELGDKTRVLVTNQLHFLSQVDKILLVHEGTVKEEGTYEELSQSGPLFQRLMENAGKVEEYSEENEEAEADQKSVKQVENGNTNIILQTNGIETKKSKEGNSVLVKREERETGVVSWKVLKRYQDALGGGWVVMMLLICYVLTQVFRVASSTWLSEWTDAGTPKSHGPLFYNLIYAILSFGQVFVTLVNSYWLIMASLYAAKKMHDAMLGSILRAPMVFFQTNPLGRIINRFAKDMGDIDRTVAVFVNMFMGSIAQLLSTIILIGIVSTLSLWAIMPLLVVFYGAYLYYQNTSREVKRMDSVSRSPVYAQFGEALNGLSSIRAYKAYDRMAEINGRSMDNNIRFTLVNMGANRWLGIRLEVLGGLMVWLTASLAVMQNGKAENQQAFASTMGLLLSYALSITSSLTAVLRLASLAENSLNSVERVGNYIETPSEAPLVIEKNRPPPGWPSSGSIKFQDVVLRYRPELPPVLHEVSFFISPMDKVGIVGRTGAGKSSLLNALFRIVELEKGRILIDECDIGKFGLMDLRKVLGIIPQAPVLFSGTVRFNLDPFSEHNDADLWESLERAHLKDTIRRNPLGLDAEVTEAGENFSVGQRQLLSLARALLRRSKILVLDEATAAVDVRTDVLIQKTIREEFKSCTMLIIAHRLNTIIDCDKVLVLDSGKVQEFSTPENLLSNGESSFSKMVQSTGPANAEYLRGLVLENKRIREANGDDSLQPLEGQRKWQASSRWAAAAQFALAVSLTSSHNDLQSLEIQDDNSILKRTKDAVVTLRSVLEGKHDKEIDESLTQNDISRERWWPSLYKMVEGLAVMSRLAKNRMQHSEYSLEGRSFDWDNVEM; the protein is encoded by the exons atgggTTTTAAGCCGTTGGATTGGTACTGCAAGCCGGTTCCAAATGGTGTTTGGTCAAAGATGGTTGATTATGCCTTTGGTGCATACACGCCTTGTGCTATTGACTCCTTTGTGCTTGGCATCTCTCATCTGGTTCTGTTGATTCTCTGCGTTTACCGCATTTGGCTCACCGTAAAGGATCACAGAGTAGAGAAATTCTGCTTGAGGTCGAAGTGGTATTCCTATTTTCTGGCTCTCTTGGCTGCTTATAGTACTGCGGAGCCTTTGTTTAGATTGGTCATGAGGATCTCACTCTTGGATTTGGATGCTGCTGGGTTTCCTCCTTATGAG GCGTTCATGTTGGGTCTTGAGGCTTTGGCTTGGGGTTCTGCTTTGGTCATGACCGTTGTTGAAACTAAAACATATATCCGTGAACTTCGTTGGTATGTCCGATTTGCTGTCATTTATGCTCTTTTGGGAGACATGGTGCTGCTAAATCTTGTTCTCTCAGTCAAGGAATACTATGGCAG TTTTAAACTGTATCTTTACATAAGCGAGGTGGCAGTTCAG GTTGCATTTGGGACTCTCTTGTTTGTGTATTTCCCTAATTTGGATCCTTACGCTGGTTACACACCAGTGCCGGCTGAAACCTCAGAGGATTATGAGTATGAAGAGCTTCCTGGAGGAGAACAAATATGTCCTGAGAGGCATGCTAATTTATTTGACA GAATTTTCTTCTCATGGTTGAATCCATTGATGACTCTGGGATCAAAACGGCCTCTCACCGAGAAGGATGTATGGCATCTGGACACTTGGGATCGAACTGAAACCCTCATGAAATG CTTCCAGATGTCCTGGGAAAAAGAACTAGAAAAGCCCAAGCCGTGGCTCTTGAGAGCATTGAACAACAGCCTTGGGGGAAG GTTTTGGTGGGGTGGGTTCTGGAag ATTGGGAATGACTGTTCTCAATTCGTGGGGCCTCTTCTACTGAATGAGCTTTTAAAG TCAATGCAACTTAATGAACCAGCCTGGATAGGTTACATCTATGCAATCTCAATCTTTGTTGGAGTG GTATTGGGGGTTCTATGTGAAGCTCAATATTTCCAAAATGTGATGCGTGTTGGTTACCGGCTCAGGTCTGCACTG ATTGCTGCTGTGTTCAGAAAGTCTCTGAGGCTAACTAATGAGGGGCGGAAGAAGTTTCAAACaggaaaaataacaaatttaatgACGACTGATGCTGAGTCGCTTCAG CAAATTTGCCAATCACTTCATACCATGTGGTCGGCGCCATTTCGCATAATTGTATCACTGGTTCTCCTTTATCAACAATTGGGTGTTGCCTCGCTCATAGGCGCATTGTTCCTGGTCCTTATGTTCCCTATACAG ACTGTTATTATAAGCAAAACGCAgaaattaacaaaagaagggTTGCAGCGTACAGACAAGAGAATTGGCCTAATGAATGAGGTTTTAGCTGCAATGGATACAGTGAA GTGCTATGCTTGGGAAAACAGTTTTCAGTCGAAGGTTCAAACTGTACGTGATGATGAATTATCTTGGTTCCGGAAAGCACAACTTCTCTCAGCG TTCAATATGTTCATACTAAACAGCATTCCTGTTTTCGTGACTGTTGTTTCATTTGGTGTGTTCTCATTGCTTGGAGGAGACCTGACACCAGCAAGAGCGTTTACGGCTCTTTCTCTATTTTCTGTGCTTCGCTTCCCTTTATTCATGCTTCCAAACATCATAACTCAG GCCGTAAATGCTAAGGTATCCTTAACCCGTTTGGAGGAGGTATTATCGACGGAAGAGAGAGTTCTCTTACCAAATCCTCCCATTGAACCTGGACAGCCAGCTATCTCAATAAGGAATGGATACTTCTCCTGGGATTCAAAG GCGGAAAGGCCAACCTTGTCAAATATCAACTTGGATGTACCTGTTGGCAGCCTAGTTGCAGTAGTTGGCAGTACAGGAGAAGGAAAAACCTCCTTGATATCTGCTATGCTTGGGGAACTTCCTGCAATATCTGATGCGATAGTTACTCTTAGAGGATCAGTCGCTTATGTTCCACAGGTTTCATGGATCTTTAACGCCACG GTACGTGACAATATATTGTTTGGTGCTCCTtttgacaaagaaaaatatgaaaggGTGATTGATGTGACTGCACTGAGACATGACCTTGAGTTACTGCCT GGTGGTGATCTAACGGAGATTGGAGAAAGGGGTGTTAACATAAGTGGGGGACAAAAACAGAGGGTTTCTATGGCTAGGGCCGTCTACTCAAATTCAGATGTGTGCATATTAGATGACCCATTAAGTGCCCTTGATGCGCATGTTGGTCAGCAG GTCTTTGAAAAATGCATAAAAAGAGAACTTGGGGACAAAACTAGAGTTCTTGTTACAAACCAGCTCCACTTCCTATCACAAGTGGATAAAATTCTACTTGTCCATGAGGGAACAGTAAAAGAGGAGGGAACATATGAAGAATTATCTCAAAGTGGCCCATTGTTCCAGAGGTTAATGGAAAATGCTGGAAAGGTTGAAGAATATTcagaagaaaatgaagaagctgaagctgatcaaAAGTCTGTAAAACAAGTTGAGAACGGCAACACTAATATTATTCTACAGACTAATGGAATCGAGACAAAGAAATCCAAAGAAGGAAACTCTGTGCTTGTTAAGCGTGAAGAACGTGAAACAGGAGTTGTGAGTTGGAAAGTCTTGAAGAG GTACCAGGATGCACTTGGAGGTGGATGGGTGGTGATGATGCTCCTTATATGCTACGTCTTGACTCAAGTATTTCGAGTTGCAAGCAGCACTTGGTTGAGTGAATGGACTGATGCAGGAACTCCAAAGAGTCATGGACCCTTATTCTATAATCTTATCTATGCGATTCTTTCGTTTGGACAG GTCTTTGTGACGTTGGTCAATTCGTATTGGTTGATTATGGCGAGTCTTTATGCAGCTAAAAAGATGCATGATGCTATGCTTGGTTCCATATTAAGGGCTCCAATGGTCTTCTTTCAAACCAATCCATTAGGACGGATAATCAATCGCTTCGCCAAAGATATGGGTGATATTGACAGAACGGTGGCAGTCTTTGTAAAcatgtttatgggttcaatagCTCAGCTTCTTTCAACTATTATCTTGATTGGTATTGTCAGCACTCTCTCCCTGTGGGCCATCATGCCCCTCTTGGTCGTGTTTTATGGAGCTTATCTCTACTACCAG AACACATCTCGTGAAGTTAAACGTATGGACTCCGTTTCAAGATCTCCAGTTTATGCTCAATTTGGAGAGGCGTTGAATGGACTTTCAAGCATCCGTGCTTATAAAGCATACGACCGCATGGCTGAGATCAACGGAAGATCAATGGATAACAACATCAGATTCACGCTTGTAAACATGGGTGCAAACCGGTGGCTGGGGATCCGTTTGGAAGTTCTTGGAGGTCTCATGGTTTGGCTGACTGCGTCATTAGCCGTCATGCAGAACGGAAAGGCAGAGAACCAGCAAGCATTTGCATCTACAATGGGGTTGCTTCTCAGTTACGCTTTAAGTATTACCAGCTCTTTAACAGCTGTACTGAGACTCGCTAGTCTAGCTGAGAATAGTTTGAACTCTGTTGAGCGTGTTGGAAACTATATCGAGACACCATCAGAGGCTCCATTGGTCATTGAAAAAAACCGTCCACCTCCTGGATGGCCATCGTCTGGTTCCATCAAGTTTCAGGACGTTGTTCTTCGTTACCGCCCTGAGTTACCTCCTGTGCTTCATGAGGTTTCTTTCTTCATTTCTCCAATGGATAAGGTGGGGATTGTTGGAAGGACAGGTGCTGGAAAGTCAAGCCTCTTGAATGCTTTGTTCAGAATTGTGGAGCTGGAAAAGGGAAGGATCTTGATTGATGAATGCGACATTGGCAAGTTTGGACTGATGGACCTACGTAAAGTTCTTGGAATTATACCTCAAGCGCCAGTGCTTTTCTCAG GCACTGTGAGATTCAATCTTGACCCATTTAGTGAACACAACGACGCTGATCTTTGGGAATCTCTTGAGAGAGCACACTTGAAAGATACTATCCGCAGAAATCCTCTTGGTCTTGATGCTGAG GTTACTGAGGCAGGAGAGAACTTCAGTGTTGGACAGAGACAGTTGTTGAGTCTTGCACGTGCATTGTTGCGAAGATCTAAGATACTTGTCCTTGATGAAGCAACTGCTGCTGTTGATGTTAGAACTGATGTCCTCATCCAAAAGACTATCCGAGAAGAATTCAAGTCATGCACTATGCTTATCATCGCTCATCGTCTCAATACCATCATCGACTGTGACAAAGTTCTCGTCCTTGATTCTGGAAAA GTTCAGGAGTTTAGCACACCTGAGAATCTTCTTTCAAACGGAGAAAGTTCTTTCTCAAAGATGGTTCAAAGTACAGGACCTGCAAATGCCGAGTACTTGCGTGGTTTAGTGCTTGAAAACAAACGTATCAGAGAGGCTAATGGTGATGATTCATTGCAACCTTTAGAAGGTCAGAGGAAATGGCAAGCTTCTTCTCGTTGGGCTGCAGCTGCTCAGTTTGCTTTGGCTGTGAGCCTCACTTCATCTCACAACGACCTTCAAAGCCTCGAGATTCAAGATGATAACAGCATTTTGAAGAGAACGAAAGACGCTGTGGTCACTCTACGCAGTGTTCTCGAAGGGAAACACGATAAAGAGATTGACGAGTCTCTTACTCAAAATGATATCTCTAGAGAGCGTTGGTGGCCATCTCTTTACAAAATGGTCGAAG GGCTTGCGGTGATGAGCAGATTGGCGAAGAACCGAATGCAACACTCGGAATACAGTTTAGAGGGGAGATCGTTTGACTGGGACAACGTGGAGATGTAG